A single window of Dermacentor albipictus isolate Rhodes 1998 colony chromosome 1, USDA_Dalb.pri_finalv2, whole genome shotgun sequence DNA harbors:
- the LOC139054353 gene encoding golgin subfamily A member 7 isoform X3, which produces MASGQVSSLLQNQAGHEGNRIPNKVFIQRDYSEGTSVKFQTKFPQELDGLIERHMFDQMVTTINSIYSEAERMSSKTFCEGFMACLTAYLLYMCTETHYEKFLKQATAYIHEQNETVYGPRGLHITDPIERGLRVIEITILSEQGARS; this is translated from the exons ATGGCATCAGGCCAG GTCTCTTCACTTTTGCAGAACCAGGCAGGCCATGAGGGAAACCGCATTCCAAACAAGGTGTTCATTCAGAGGGACTACTCCGAGGGAACATCAGTGAAGTTCCAGACTAAGTTTCCACAAGAGCTGGATGGCTTG ATAGAAAGGCACATGTTTGATCAGATGGTCACCACAATCAACTCTATATACTCTGAAGCTGAAAGAATGAGTAGCAAGACATTTTGTGAAGGCTTCATGGCGTGCCTCACTGCATATTTATTATACATGTGTACCGAAACCCATTATGAGAAG TTCTTGAAGCAGGCCACTGCATACATTCATGAGCAGAACGAGACTGTTTATGGTCCACGTGGCCTCCACATCACAGACCCCATAGAAAGAGGTCTACGAGTT ATTGAGATCACTATCTTAAGCGAACAAGGTGCGCGGTCATGA
- the LOC139054353 gene encoding golgin subfamily A member 7 isoform X1, translating into MVYTAISNVSSLLQNQAGHEGNRIPNKVFIQRDYSEGTSVKFQTKFPQELDGLIERHMFDQMVTTINSIYSEAERMSSKTFCEGFMACLTAYLLYMCTETHYEKFLKQATAYIHEQNETVYGPRGLHITDPIERGLRVIEITILSEQGARS; encoded by the exons ATGGTGTACACTGCAATTTCGAAC GTCTCTTCACTTTTGCAGAACCAGGCAGGCCATGAGGGAAACCGCATTCCAAACAAGGTGTTCATTCAGAGGGACTACTCCGAGGGAACATCAGTGAAGTTCCAGACTAAGTTTCCACAAGAGCTGGATGGCTTG ATAGAAAGGCACATGTTTGATCAGATGGTCACCACAATCAACTCTATATACTCTGAAGCTGAAAGAATGAGTAGCAAGACATTTTGTGAAGGCTTCATGGCGTGCCTCACTGCATATTTATTATACATGTGTACCGAAACCCATTATGAGAAG TTCTTGAAGCAGGCCACTGCATACATTCATGAGCAGAACGAGACTGTTTATGGTCCACGTGGCCTCCACATCACAGACCCCATAGAAAGAGGTCTACGAGTT ATTGAGATCACTATCTTAAGCGAACAAGGTGCGCGGTCATGA
- the LOC139054353 gene encoding golgin subfamily A member 7 isoform X4 produces the protein MVYTAISNNQAGHEGNRIPNKVFIQRDYSEGTSVKFQTKFPQELDGLIERHMFDQMVTTINSIYSEAERMSSKTFCEGFMACLTAYLLYMCTETHYEKFLKQATAYIHEQNETVYGPRGLHITDPIERGLRVIEITILSEQGARS, from the exons ATGGTGTACACTGCAATTTCGAAC AACCAGGCAGGCCATGAGGGAAACCGCATTCCAAACAAGGTGTTCATTCAGAGGGACTACTCCGAGGGAACATCAGTGAAGTTCCAGACTAAGTTTCCACAAGAGCTGGATGGCTTG ATAGAAAGGCACATGTTTGATCAGATGGTCACCACAATCAACTCTATATACTCTGAAGCTGAAAGAATGAGTAGCAAGACATTTTGTGAAGGCTTCATGGCGTGCCTCACTGCATATTTATTATACATGTGTACCGAAACCCATTATGAGAAG TTCTTGAAGCAGGCCACTGCATACATTCATGAGCAGAACGAGACTGTTTATGGTCCACGTGGCCTCCACATCACAGACCCCATAGAAAGAGGTCTACGAGTT ATTGAGATCACTATCTTAAGCGAACAAGGTGCGCGGTCATGA
- the LOC139054353 gene encoding golgin subfamily A member 7 isoform X5, with product MASGQNQAGHEGNRIPNKVFIQRDYSEGTSVKFQTKFPQELDGLIERHMFDQMVTTINSIYSEAERMSSKTFCEGFMACLTAYLLYMCTETHYEKFLKQATAYIHEQNETVYGPRGLHITDPIERGLRVIEITILSEQGARS from the exons ATGGCATCAGGCCAG AACCAGGCAGGCCATGAGGGAAACCGCATTCCAAACAAGGTGTTCATTCAGAGGGACTACTCCGAGGGAACATCAGTGAAGTTCCAGACTAAGTTTCCACAAGAGCTGGATGGCTTG ATAGAAAGGCACATGTTTGATCAGATGGTCACCACAATCAACTCTATATACTCTGAAGCTGAAAGAATGAGTAGCAAGACATTTTGTGAAGGCTTCATGGCGTGCCTCACTGCATATTTATTATACATGTGTACCGAAACCCATTATGAGAAG TTCTTGAAGCAGGCCACTGCATACATTCATGAGCAGAACGAGACTGTTTATGGTCCACGTGGCCTCCACATCACAGACCCCATAGAAAGAGGTCTACGAGTT ATTGAGATCACTATCTTAAGCGAACAAGGTGCGCGGTCATGA
- the LOC139054353 gene encoding golgin subfamily A member 7 isoform X2, with translation MASGQQVSSLLQNQAGHEGNRIPNKVFIQRDYSEGTSVKFQTKFPQELDGLIERHMFDQMVTTINSIYSEAERMSSKTFCEGFMACLTAYLLYMCTETHYEKFLKQATAYIHEQNETVYGPRGLHITDPIERGLRVIEITILSEQGARS, from the exons ATGGCATCAGGCCAG CAGGTCTCTTCACTTTTGCAGAACCAGGCAGGCCATGAGGGAAACCGCATTCCAAACAAGGTGTTCATTCAGAGGGACTACTCCGAGGGAACATCAGTGAAGTTCCAGACTAAGTTTCCACAAGAGCTGGATGGCTTG ATAGAAAGGCACATGTTTGATCAGATGGTCACCACAATCAACTCTATATACTCTGAAGCTGAAAGAATGAGTAGCAAGACATTTTGTGAAGGCTTCATGGCGTGCCTCACTGCATATTTATTATACATGTGTACCGAAACCCATTATGAGAAG TTCTTGAAGCAGGCCACTGCATACATTCATGAGCAGAACGAGACTGTTTATGGTCCACGTGGCCTCCACATCACAGACCCCATAGAAAGAGGTCTACGAGTT ATTGAGATCACTATCTTAAGCGAACAAGGTGCGCGGTCATGA